In one Gossypium hirsutum isolate 1008001.06 chromosome D09, Gossypium_hirsutum_v2.1, whole genome shotgun sequence genomic region, the following are encoded:
- the LOC107892085 gene encoding 3-ketoacyl-CoA synthase 6: MDPLSLPKLKQHNSLSNIIAIFLSTMAMLSKNLHSTSTPLQLLLVLLSLQRLFLFQQWNWNPIFHLLLLFCFFLVYVLRVGALALKPPSVYLVDFSCFKPPSTCQLPLSRFIQHASSIISFDSQSVEFMAKIVASSGLSEQTYLPPALLSSPPKTHQREYIKEAEMILLPLMDDLLTKAKLSPRDIDILVIHCSAFCPSPSLSSIIVNKYSMRSDVKSFNLSGMGCSAGAIGIDLAQNLLKTNNNCYAIVISTEILSAGWYSGHERSKLLINCLFRMGSAALLLTNRKEASKTSKYRLIRTLRTQTAFDDKAYLTAIREEDDDGKLGVTIDKGLLPAAGELLRSHMTILGLKILPLTEKLKHVVSVIRKKFKDKEGEIYMPSFKTAIQHFCLPTSGRALIGEIAKGLNLDGRDVEASLMTLHRFGNQSSSSMWYELAYMEAKERVKKGDKVLMLGMGTGPKCCSCVWECVRPIAGDSNKNNPWRDCIHLYPIEAGSSISQT, encoded by the coding sequence ATGGATCCTCTCTCTCTACCTAAGCTTAAGCAGCACAATTCATTGTCCAACATCATCGCCATTTTCCTCTCAACAATGGCGATGCTCTCGAAAAACCTTCATTCAACTTCAACCCCTCTTCAACTTCTACTTGTATTGCTCTCCCTCCAACGTTTGTTTTTGTTCCAACAATGGAATTGGAACCCCATTTTCCACCTCCTCTTactgttttgtttctttcttgtTTATGTGCTAAGAGTTGGAGCCTTGGCCTTGAAGCCCCCTTCAGTGTACCTTGTAGACTTCTCTTGTTTCAAACCACCAAGCACTTGCCAACTCCCTCTCTCGCGCTTCATACAACATGCTTCCTCCATTATATCTTTTGATAGTCAAAGTGTAGAATTCATGGCCAAAATAGTAGCTTCTTCGGGTTTAAGCGAACAAACTTATCTTCCTCCAGCCTTACTTAGCTCCCCTCCCAAAACCCATCAACGGGAATACATTAAAGAAGCCGAAATGATTCTGCTCCCACTAATGGATGATCTTTTAACCAAAGCCAAACTCTCTCCTCGAGATATTGATATACTTGTTATTCACTGTAGTGCCTTTTGCCCCTCACCTTCTTTGTCTTCCATCATCGTCAACAAATACTCCATGAGAAGTGATGTGAAGAGCTTTAACCTTTCTGGTATGGGGTGCAGTGCAGGAGCTATTGGCATTGACTTGGCTCAAAATCTTCTCAAAACTAATAACAATTGCTACGCCATTGTTATTAGCACCGAAATCTTGTCTGCCGGTTGGTATTCAGGTCATGAAAGGTCTAAGTTGCTCATTAACTGCCTCTTCAGGATGGGCAGTGCAGCTCTGTTGCTCACCAACAGAAAAGAAGCAAGCAAAACATCTAAATACAGGCTCATACGGACACTGAGAACCCAAACAGCCTTTGATGACAAGGCTTATTTGACGGCTATCCGTGAAGAAGACGATGATGGAAAACTTGGGGTCACCATAGACAAAGGTTTACTGCCAGCAGCAGGAGAACTTCTGAGGTCACACATGACGATTCTTGGTTTGAAAATCTTACCTTTAACGGAAAAGCTCAAGCATGTTGTCTCAGTAATTCGAAAGAAATTCAAAGATAAAGAAGGGGAAATATACATGCCAAGCTTTAAGACAGCGATACAGCATTTCTGTCTGCCAACCTCTGGAAGGGCACTAATAGGAGAGATAGCCAAAGGGTTAAATCTTGATGGGAGAGATGTTGAAGCTTCTTTAATGACACTGCATAGGTTCGGGAACCAGTCGTCTTCTTCAATGTGGTACGAGTTGGCTTACATGGAGGCCAAGGAACGTGTAAAGAAAGGGGACAAGGTGTTGATGCTTGGGATGGGTACTGGACCTAAGTGTTGCAGCTGTGTTTGGGAGTGTGTGAGACCAATAGCTGGGGACTCAAACAAGAACAACCCATGGCGTGATTGTATTCACCTCTACCCCATTGAAGCTGGTTCTTCAATCTCTCAAACctga